One Megalops cyprinoides isolate fMegCyp1 chromosome 4, fMegCyp1.pri, whole genome shotgun sequence genomic window carries:
- the LOC118777129 gene encoding growth/differentiation factor 9-like yields the protein MPLLTAAPVFVVLLLLFLMCVSSSEQQSGVKTIRVGVPDPLRLPKLPWTPGSDKALIVEEDGAYTHKRHPLLAGQGSSNVSRPEHGETTQTRTCRITGILQGNRYNGKLSKAPAQLIFDMDSCRGKHRRIRNATLMLVFHRNFNTSCNFLLRTGSSRPPHGRTHPHFKQTLNVRKGQKASPCRVKYNIRKTAKWCLAHPRGACILGLELPREIAGDEVWGEAVIDGSPATAESRTRRQAVSEICDETEPHCCRRTMRVSFQDIGWSEWIMAPKEYDAYYCGGSCPPKHRAASAHTKVKMKMQQISRGATPQTCCVPAAYRPLTVMTFNSKGQLTLSVLENMIVSECKCT from the exons ATGCCCCTGCTCACAGCTGCCCCTGTCttcgtcgtcctcctcctcctcttcctcatgtGTGTGAGCAGCAGCGAGCAGCAGAGTGGGGTGAAGACCATCAGAGTAGGGGTTCCAGATCCACTCAGGCTCCCAAAGCTTCCTTGGACACCTGGAAGTGACAAAGCCCTCATAGTCGAGGAGGATGGAGCCTATACTCATAAAAGacaccccctgctggccggACAGGGGAGCAGCAATGTGAGCAGACCCGAGCATGGAGAGACTACACAGACCAGAACCTGCAGGATTACAG GGATTCTTCAAGGAAACCGCTACAACGGAAAGCTAAGCAAAGCCCCAGCGCAGCTCATTTTTGATATGGACTCTTGCAGAGGCAAACACAGACGGATAAGAAACGCAACGCTGATGCTTGTCTTCCACCGAAATTTTAACACAAGCTGCAACTTTTTACTGAGGACTGGTTCCAGCAGGCCACCTCACGGAAGAACACACCCGCATTTTAAACAAACGTTAAATgtgagaaaaggacagaaagcATCACCCTGCAGAGTGAAATACAACATCAGAAAAACAGCGAAGTGGTGCCTGGCGCATCCACGGGGAGCTTGCATCCTTGGACTCGAGCTTCCCCGTGAGATCGCCGGGGATGAAGTTTGGGGTGAGGCGGTGATCGACGGATCGCCCGCGACGGCAGAAAGCCGCACCCGGCGGCAGGCGGTCTCAGAGATCTGCGACGAGACCGAGCCTCACTGCTGCCGACGGACCATGCGCGTGTCCTTCCAGGACATCGGATGGTCGGAATGGATAATGGCCCCGAAGGAGTACGATGCGTATTACTGCGGGGGCAGCTGCCCGCCCAAACACAGAGCCGCCAGCGCGCACACCAAAGTCAAGATGAAGATGCAGCAGATCTCCCGCGGCGCCACCCCCCAAACGTGCTGCGTGCCGGCAGCGTACCGGCCGTTGACCGTCATGACGTTCAACAGTAAGGGCCAACTAACGCTGTCTGTGCTGGAGAACATGATTGTGTCTGAGTGTAAATGCACATGA